In Setaria italica strain Yugu1 chromosome IX, Setaria_italica_v2.0, whole genome shotgun sequence, the genomic stretch GGTTCATCTCCTGGAAATCAAAGGTCTGAGCAAACTCATGAAGCACCTGAACACAAAACTCATCATGATTGCCTAGGAAATCTCCTACAAGGTTCTTATCCAAACCAGCTGTGTAGCGGAAAAAACAAGCCACACTCTGGGGATCAAGCTTCTCGGGCAACAGATGAGTGCCTTGAAGAAACTCCAGACCTTTCTTTGGGTCCCTGTTGAAGTGATCAGCGCCAATCATTAGCCTCCTTTTGACATACTTCCTTTGACGGACAAACTTCACCCAATGCCGAGGATCAGAGAAGTTCTCACACTTAACAGTCCAGAAAGGAGTGTATTCATCGAGCTCCACAGGCATGAGCTCAGGGCGTGAGGTTGCATTCCCGATACGATCAGCCATCCCCTGAATCACAGCAATCAAACCTTCTAGAGCAAGTATGTGCATGGAAGACAAGGGACAGTTGATAGGAAAAGCACTCTTCGATAGAAGATTTGCAAGCTCCTCAAAAACATTCCTACAGGTTATATCACAGTCAAGATTGGCATACATCTCCACCATAAAATTTTTCTGCCGACAGAAGTCTACAAGAGCTTCCATTGCAACCTCCTGCTGATGATATGTTGCTCCAAAACGGGGTTGTGCAAGCCTTATAATTATACAAGCAAAGAAGGCCTCAAGCTGTAGCTTGAGCTCAGTCCGGAGGTGATGATAAAGATTCAATGCAATACTGCATACTATTGAAAGGATGAGTGGATTCATCGACAACCCGAACTGCATTAAGTTTCTGAAAAGCTCATCTTGCACTAAGGACAACAGCTTTGGATGTTTCTGAATTGAAGACCCACCAAGCTCGATTGCTGAATTGATCAACTTAAGAGCAAACAAAGGAAGATCTTCATCTAAGCCAATCTGTTCAACAACATTGAGGAGAGAGCACAGGAAATGGAAGATCTCCACCATGCAAGGGACACCATAAGGCTCCACAACAAGACCACTGCCATCCGCAGAATTCTCATCAGAGGTACTTGTCTCAGACATGTAGCTTCCGTTACCATTTTCCATTTGTCTAATACCAAAAGGATGATTCACATCCATGCCACCCATCTGTCGAGAACATATAAAAACACTCAGTAAACTTCACCAGCCATGTATGCATCCGAATTATGGGATTAAAGCTGTTTGCACATTTTATCAAGCATAAAAGGATAAACAATCACCATTTCCCTGCCTCTCAGATCTACCCAACTTCCACAATACAGTTCCATTTGCAATTTTCACTCGATAAGAGGCACTACAGATGCATCCCCAAGAGAGGTTATGACAGATATGAAGTTAGATGACTCAAAACTGCCATCCATATCAAGGTATAAATTTCCCAGAACTATCATTTAGACATAATAACACCACTAAAGGTAATTCCTATACCAAGCGTGTGATTTTCTACCACAATAGTTTGAACCTACACTAGCGAACTATATTGATTTGCTCAGTGTATTACTGAACAAGCTATTTGATTGAAAAAGTGGTTACTAGAATCCCATTTCATCGAGCGCAATGCTGCTAATTTCCTTTATCCAGTAAATTTGGTATGGTCAGGAGTGAGGTGCGGGGTTGACTGGCACTTGTAAACTCAACGCATGACTGACTATTAATAGCAAAAGCGCAGTCTCTTACCTCTGGTTTTACAGCAGCGTCAACTCCATCAGCACTGCCTATCTGCGGGAGGCGCGCGAAGACGCAGCGGATGAGCTCGTGCATCGCGTGGCGCGAAAACCGCTGCAGGAGCTCGCCCTTGGCGGCGGCCTGGTGGACGACGCGGAAGCAGGTGTTGACGGCGGTGCAGACGTGCTGGTccccgagcgcggcggcggcgggcgcgcggagGCAGGCGAGGAGCGCCTGCAGCATCCTCATGAGCACGGCCTCTTCCGCGGCCGGCTCGGCCCCGGCCTCGAAGCGGCAGCTGgcgacggcgtcgacgacctCCCTTAGCGCGGCGCCCGGGAGCGCGGGCCCCGTGAGGGACATGACCTCGTGGAGCGCGGCGAGCGAGGCGGAagtgacggcggcgccggcgtcctcggAGCGGACGGCGTCGAGGAAGGgccgcagcgcggcggcggggagcgcggAGGGCGGGGACGCGGCAGCGGGGGagaaggcgaggcggcggagcgcgcGGAGGGAGGCGACGAGCgggtgctcggcggcggcggcgtcggccgcggtggcgcgcgGGTGGCGGAGGCCCCGGCGCATGACGGCGAGCACGGCGCTGGCCTCGGCGGAGATCGCGCAGGCGAGCGCCGCCTGGTCGGGCCCGCCATCGGCGGCCCCGGAGCCGCGCGCGTGGTGGGGCTCCTCGGCGATGGGGtcgatgccgccggcgccgagtgTCCTGGGGCGGCCCATTCcgaggggcgcggcggcgagcgcgggacCAGGCAGGCTGCTAGCGGCTAGGGTTCGGCGCGGGGGGCCGCATGGGCGGCGGATCTGAGGGGAGGGATCGGGGACAGCGAGGAGAGCCGAGCGGGCCGCGCCTCGGTGGAGACGGCGAGGTGGGGGGGAGCAGCAGGACGGGGGAGTTCGTGCGGGGCGTGCGTGCTCGCTCGCCTTTTTTTCTCGTGTCGGCTTTAATCCGCGCCGTGCCCGTCGTGAGCCGAGCGATGGCTGTGGCAGGCCGGCTGGGTTTGCGGAGGTCAAGCCAGCCGTCAAGCAAGGGCGGGGGCCGCGGCCCGTGCTCCGTGCTCGAGTTGCGCTGCGGCCTGCGGCGAGGATCTCGGCTGAAGCGAGCAGATCCTGCATCCTGGCTGACCTCGGCAGTAGACGCAGCAGCATCAGCCGCATTTTATTTTGCCGGGGACGATCCTTCCTTGATCCTAGGGGTTTGGATAACATGCGTCGGAGTTGATCACCGGGCACCCGCTTTCTCGAGTTGGTTGGCGTGAGAGCATCGTGGAACTCTTTTAACTATGATTTTCGGTATAACGTGCTAAGAGCGAATGCATTACCACGTGTCATCAATATCGTAAGTCGTCTTATGAAGTACCACGTATCATTGTACGAGTTGATATTGTCACGCAATTCATAGTATTTCTTTTCATAtacacaaattaagaaattatatagGTCTACGAAACAACTTATAAGGCAACCCATTATACACATTATCTCTTAAGTCGTTTCAAAATTACGTGACAAACTGTTAATATATGAGATCGTCTATTATACGACACCAATATACTTCTGAATGCATCCTAATTGCAACAGTACGGCTAACATGCTTCCGATCCAAATGTTTCATTACCATCAGGAGCATTTAGCGCCAACAATTATGACTACTTTTAGTCTCTAAAAAAATACTAGGGCCTAAAGACAAGTACATTGGTATTGTCTAATAGGtgatctcatgcattgacacgtgaTCTTAAGACGACTTAGTAGATAATCCGTACAATATGTTGTcatataagttgtctggtagagTTAAATAATTCCTTAATTTATGGCTATGAAAAAGAAATACTATAAGTTGTATGGCAACAATGGTTGTGGAGTTATCTgatagtcctaaaatttagcttttaagatggttgtttcgcgaaacaacgacctctttctctcacTTTACTCTTTCTCCTCTACATCACCAAAAATTCTACGCGAAATAACAACCTCTTTCTCTCACTTCACTCTTTCTCCTCTACATCACCGAAAAttctacgtggcactgcataaGGTGGGCTATGAAACCGCTTACGTATAACAATGTACTTGCTCTAAGCTTAAGCACCAAGAACAAAACCTCACTATCTTGACTAGTCCTACTCTTGACCTTTTCCTAGGTTGCTCTTGTTTTTAGCATGGTCTCTTCTGCGACCAACTTCAGATGGTAGTTTGATCAAAACAACCAAAATCTAGTTGAGACCGGTGGCCTGTTCGCAAAACAACATGAGATGATTCACGACAAGGAAGGTTAAGATCGTGACAGCATCAAAAGAACCAGATCAGATGTTGCCTCAGCTCATCGAAAGTATTTTAGACGTCACTGGCATTGTGAATCTGAAACGATGTGTTCCTCGACTAAAAGTCCGATTCAGTGCGCATCATACAACCAAACCAACACCCAACTGTCCATGTGCTGCCTGTTTGGAGTGTAACCCCGCTTTAAGCAAAGAAAGCTCTTATTATTGGCCTGCAAAAAAGGGCAAAAAAAAAGTGCTGCCTGTTTGGAACAAAGTACAAGACATACATTCCCAGCAACAAACCGATGCCTGGTCAAAGAAAGGCCACCAGGATGTGCTCGATATAATTCCTGTCGACTCAAAATCTAGGGCATTGGCCGCCACAACATATTGCTGAATCAACTCTCGTAGTCATTGGCATTGCAGCGTCATGACTTCAGCTGATCAAACGCCTTCAGAAGACTAGCCTTGTAAGTCTCGATCTCAGCATATTCTGGGGAGTTGGGAGTGGAACTGACTATTGCATAGGCACCTGCCCTGTCCAAAAATCCTGCTGCTTCTTCTGTACATTGCCAAAAAAAGGGTTATAGGAATACTGCTAGGAAAGGATAGCCCAAGACACAAAGTACTATAGCAGTATTCATATATGTTTGTTGGAACCTTTGGAAGGAACAGAACAGGTGGACCTTCCAAACAAACTCTGTTCAAGCAAGTGCCATTTTTTCACATGACCTGAGGAATTTTTTGTCAAAATGGGTGCCCTGCAAATGACTCAGCCTTTGTTCAGATTTGACCCCAGCTCATGACTCAAATTCGCTGCCTCGCCAAATTGTTGGCGAAGGATTCTGCGACTGAGTTCCGCCAACAGTTGGCGAGAAAACCAACAGGCAATGTGATGCAAGTTTTGACTCTCATGGCATTGAGCCAAATGGACCAACGCCGAGCAGGGTTAATGCCATAAATTTGGCAGAGCAGCAACCGGCATTGATTCAAAAGAGGCCTTAGTCTATTCTACTATCATGGAATGATCTGGTGCTTCTTCCTAGAGTTGTAAACTGTTTTTTGTTTCTCTGTTGTGCTCATGTTGGAATCTTTTGATgttgtcaattttttttccttgtaaaACTCGTTTCTTCTAGCAATGAAAAGCACTATAGCAGAGCTCCTGCTGCAtctttaaaagaaaaaaaagaacaaacaacAAATGCAAGAAATCATGATCACAGCATGGGCATACAGCACGTGTTAAATGTTAGGTGCACAAAACAGTACCAGTTTAGCAACATGAATACAAACTCCTAGAGCATGACTCATGACTTCATGAGAGATGGACCAAAGTGGCAGTCCTGTCACATGATCAGTTAGCAGACCACAAAGCTAAAGCTAGAAATTGATGAATCTCAATATTCTTGGCAACCTGAGATATGCATGGCCCTCTTTATTGGTTTCTAACATCTAGAATAAACATTCAAAACTTCAGCCATCAACATAGAACTTGTAATCATTACAGACCGACCTAGATAAGAGAGACTAGTCGGAAGTTTGTCGCTGGGGTCTCCTTTCGTACAAAAGTTAATCAACGGCCCTTCGATCATGAGAATGCATACAGTAAAGGCAACAATGCAAGGACTGATGAATATTTAAATGAACCACTTTGGAGTGACAGAGAAACTAAAATTAACTAGGATACAGGGGCAGGAGGTGGCTAGTATGTTCTTACTCACCAGATTTTGAAAGTCCAACAAGAGTTTTTAGAGCTTCTTTACGTGTTTTATCATCTTTAGCACCTTCCAATACATTAAGAAGTTCCTGAGCTCCCCCCATCTCAACCACCTTCATTCTTCTTTGGTCTGCACCCATACAAATTAGTAAAGAATATTTCATAAAAAATAAAGATAATTGACATAGAATGTACAAAGCAAATGAAGTGAAGACTTAAGTTAAAATGTCAAGTTAACAGGAAAAGAAGTGGAACATTTAGCCTAGACTTGAAGCTATAAGACAATTTTCGTATTTCTAGGTAGGAATGGCACTCAGATTATGGAAGCAGTGATATGTATTGGGAATCAGCTTAAAACTTTGGAACTTGGCCAACATCATTCAGCTATGGACCACAGCAAGTGGGTACTACTACAGCAGACAAGAAAATGTGAATGACAGCAGCCGACATGATACATTGATAGTGATCTTTAAGAGTTTATGATAATTGACAACCTTTAGTCAAGAAGCCCATAACGCATGGACCCATGTTGATTAAACCCAAATAACTGGTGACTGGAATTCTGGATTATTCTAATACACAAACATGTGTGCATTATCATCTCATCGCAAAATAGGATGAAAAGCCAATGATCTAGATATTTTGCTGATTATCTCCACACCAGAAGATGATAAACAATTTTCTTTTCATAGTATTTGAATTCAAGCTCTAAAATGCAATCAAATGAGGCAAGCCAACATCGTAATCCTTTGCTCGTTACCAGTAGAGATCTAAATCTTAAGCATCAGAACAGGAAAACAGTAGCATATTCAATTATTCTACAAGACATGGCTAGCTAGGGGTTACAAAACATTGCTGTACAAGTGTGAAGGAGATAGATCTTCAAGGGTTTCTTACTTAACTAACATTTTCTGCAGGTAATTAACTTACATTTTTAGATCTATGGAACAGAGAAACAATGCTACTAGCAGATGAACTCTTTTGTGCAATTTTCCATGAATCATAAAAGCAGCACAAAGCACAAAATAACTTAATCATTAACAATAACACCCTTCATGTTGTTTGTTATAACGTAGCATCTTAATGAAGGAAAGGGCCTTGGCCATCATCAATACATTAACAAGCATCATTATATTAACATACTTCAACAAGTTTAGTTCTTTCTGTTTAAGCAGCTAATTATTATCACGTTCTAATAAATTGCTTAAGAACAGCACACATGCTCAATCAAAATAATTACCATCCACTGCAAAACGACCTAACCGGGAAGCTCCCATCCGTTTGAACAAGGGATCCTTGACACGCAAAAGAGAAATAGATTGCTGAAGTAGGTTATCCCCTGAAAACTTGACAGGCAAAGTAACATTTTAAGGTCAAACAGAAAATATCCTATGCAGATAACTCAATCCCAGTAGTGAAAGAATTGATACCCATATATGGAAAGAATTGGTAGCCAACTAGGCCAGCAGTTCCTAGAAAGAATATCTTCAATATCCATCCAAATTTCTTCTCAGCTTCCTCCTCAAGCGCCCTGTCATCTGTGCACCAGTTCAGTTCGAGCTAAAAGACAAAATCCACACTAGTGTTTTCAGTTTTCACCAAGAACCAGAAAATAAAAGAACATACAAATTAACTCCACAATGCCCTCAAAAAATTAACTCCACAAATTCTTGCTCAAGATAATACTCTGAGCAAGCAATATCTCATCATTTCGTTTGAACAAGGTTCGAAAAAATAGTGACGTATAACAATATGAGGAGACAATGGGTAGTCCAGAAAACAGTATTTCAAAGTGTCACCGAGATCCAGTAAGGAATTCTACTACGACCAGCCTAAAGCAGAACCAACGAGTGTATGAACAATTGGCTATGCGGTTGATCAGGGAAAGTGATAAACTCCCAGGACAAAATTCGACAAGCCTAATTACCCCCATCAGATCGATCAACCACAGGAATAGAAATGAAGCCACTGGAGCCCCGATGTACCTCTCTCGTCGTAGGTGCAGAGACTCCGAGCCAACCGGAGCCCCGGGCCGCCACCACTCCACCCGCTCGCCGCCACCTAATGCGAAATCACATGCGTCATGGGAGCTCAGACGCGAATGGATGGAACCCAAAACCCCTAAATCTAAGAGTGGGTCGGAGACGTACCCCGGCGCCACAGCCGCGGGGCAGTGGGATTGATCCTCCGCCGGAAACAGCCTCCGCGGACACCGGCGCAGCCCGGcgagcggccgcggcggcggacggcagcgacaggaggcggcggcgcgcgagctGCGAGACCCGCTGCAGCATGGCGACGCGCAGTGTGGTGGAGGGGTTCAAGGCCCAGTGGGCTGTAGGGATTTTGAGGAACACGAAAGAGCACGCACGGGCCTACTAGATCGTGTCTTTGGGCTTCCGGAGTTTACACGAGGCCCGGCCTGCGTCGATTCATAGGACGCAAAGCCCAACTCCCAAGTGCGTTCTGGTTTCTGCCTCCCCCAAATCTTCCGATTCCCCCGTCGGCCGTTGCGCAGTCGagtgcgacggcggcgacggaccGCGTGCCGCGCCATGCCTCGCACGCTCTCCTcacgcgacgacgacgacgctgccTCTCCGATCCCTGACGCCATGATGCTCTCGCAATCCATCACTCGGACTGGCAGATGCTTGTGTCGGCCGCTCGATCGTGACGGGGGCTCCCGTCTGCGAAGGTGTGGTCTCTGGCGGCAAGGGATGCGGGCGGCCCCGAATCATGCGCGCCCGCCAGGTGCTCGACGGGTTGCGCAGGCACCACTTCACGCGCAGCGCAGGTGC encodes the following:
- the LOC101780517 gene encoding uncharacterized protein LOC101780517; amino-acid sequence: MLQRVSQLARRRLLSLPSAAAAARRAAPVSAEAVSGGGSIPLPRGCGAGVAASGWSGGGPGLRLARSLCTYDERDDRALEEEAEKKFGWILKIFFLGTAGLVGYQFFPYMGDNLLQQSISLLRVKDPLFKRMGASRLGRFAVDDQRRMKVVEMGGAQELLNVLEGAKDDKTRKEALKTLVGLSKSEEAAGFLDRAGAYAIVSSTPNSPEYAEIETYKASLLKAFDQLKS